The Aminivibrio sp. genome includes the window CTTTTCCCGGACGTCCTCGAGCTTGTGGGCGAAGAGCCCCACTAACAGGAGCCAGCCCACCCCGTTGATGGCCATGGTCCACCAGGAGACCGCCATCACCTGGAGGGTGTAGCCTTCCCCTCCGAATTTCACTCCCATGGCATCCGCGCCAAGGGTTGCCGCCGTCAGTTCCGTAGGGGCGGAGCCTATGACGGAGAGCCGCATCCAGGCCATGGGTGCGCCGATCACCGACATAAGCCCCACCATGATGATGAAGATGGCCACTACGGGGCCTATGGACGTCACCATTCCGGTGCGGAATGCCTGGGAAAGTTGTTCCCGGGTCAGGTTCACCGCGTCGGCGGCATGGTAGATCTGCCGATAGTACAGAAGCACCTGGATAAGGGCGATGATGACTATGGGAGCTGCCGTGAGCCATACACCGGTGGAATTCGCCACTTTCAACACTTCGTCCACGCAAGACACCTCTCTTTCCTCTCAATGAACAGTCTTTTTCCGCTCTTTCTCCCGTTTGACCGCTGTGTTCGGGTATGTCCTTCCTCCCGCCTCCTTTCATTTCGAGAGTTCGTACAGCACGTCCGCCAGAAGCGAGGCCCCCTTTTCGATGTCTTCGGGGCTGCTGTATTCCTCCGGTACGTGGCTCCTGCCCCCCTTGCTCGGGATGAAGATCATCCCCGTGGGAACCAAGGGGGCGAACATGCAGGCATCGTGAACGGCGCCGCTGTTCATGGCCATCGCGGGCAGCCCCCGTTTTTCGGCGCATTCCTTCATCAGGGAGACGATTCCGCGGTCCAGGGTCACTGGGTCGGATTCCGAAACCAAGAGCATCTCGAACGAAAGGCCTGCCGACCCAGCGAAGGCAGGACCCGCCGTCGAGATGCCCCGGAGAACGGATTCCATTCCTCCCATGTCCACGTCCCGGATGTCCACGGAAAAACGCACCTCTCCGGGGATGATGTTGGATACGTTGGGGAAGCACGTGATTTTTCCCACAGTCGCCGTAGTGGACCCCGTTCCCGACCCCCGGCCCAGGACTTCGATGTGGGAGATGAGGCGGCCCGCGGTCACCAGGGGATCCTGCCGGAGCGTCATGGGTGTGGCCCCTGCATGGTTGGGGGTTCCCTTCAGCCGAATTTCCAGGGCCCTGATCCCCGCCACCGCCTCCACGATCCCCAGGGGAATTCCCTTTGATTCGAGCACCACGCTCTGCTCGACGTGCAGCTCCACCATGGCCTTGACCTCTTTTGGCCGGAGGAGAGAGTCTTTCAGGGTTTCGGGGGTGTATCCCCCTTCCCGGAGCATGTCCGCCATGGACTTTCCCTCCGGGTTCCTGAGTTTTTCCAGGTCCCCGAGGCTGTATTTCCCCGTAAGGGCCTTGCTTCCGGCGAGGGTGGAGCCGAAGTTGGACCCTTCCTCTTCCGCGAAGACCGCTACCTCGAGAGGATGGCGGCGGGGGAGACCGCTCTCCAGAATGGACCGGACCGCCTCAATGGCCCCCAGGGTTCCCACCGCGCCGTCGTATTTCCCCCCGTGGAGGACGGTGTCGATATGGGAGCCGGATAAAACGGCGGGTGCATTTGGGTCTGATCCCTCCAGGCGCGCCCGCATGTTGCCCGCTCCGTCCACAGCCACTTTCAGGCCCATGGTGGAGAACAGTTTTTCCAGGTAATTTCGTGCTTCCCGGTCTTCCGGGGAATAGGAAA containing:
- a CDS encoding DUF5058 family protein, with translation MDEVLKVANSTGVWLTAAPIVIIALIQVLLYYRQIYHAADAVNLTREQLSQAFRTGMVTSIGPVVAIFIIMVGLMSVIGAPMAWMRLSVIGSAPTELTAATLGADAMGVKFGGEGYTLQVMAVSWWTMAINGVGWLLLVGLFAHKLEDVREKVGGGDTKWLGILSTAAMIGVFGYLNSRNLMVISGPFVAAITGAVSMIILLHVAKKMPKIKEYTLGIAMLIGMFAAMLY
- a CDS encoding Zn-dependent hydrolase, yielding MPLEVNISRLMSRLETLSGFNAAPGRGITRFSYSPEDREARNYLEKLFSTMGLKVAVDGAGNMRARLEGSDPNAPAVLSGSHIDTVLHGGKYDGAVGTLGAIEAVRSILESGLPRRHPLEVAVFAEEEGSNFGSTLAGSKALTGKYSLGDLEKLRNPEGKSMADMLREGGYTPETLKDSLLRPKEVKAMVELHVEQSVVLESKGIPLGIVEAVAGIRALEIRLKGTPNHAGATPMTLRQDPLVTAGRLISHIEVLGRGSGTGSTTATVGKITCFPNVSNIIPGEVRFSVDIRDVDMGGMESVLRGISTAGPAFAGSAGLSFEMLLVSESDPVTLDRGIVSLMKECAEKRGLPAMAMNSGAVHDACMFAPLVPTGMIFIPSKGGRSHVPEEYSSPEDIEKGASLLADVLYELSK